The Sceloporus undulatus isolate JIND9_A2432 ecotype Alabama unplaced genomic scaffold, SceUnd_v1.1 scaffold_10019, whole genome shotgun sequence genomic sequence gggggggagggaatcaggtccagcattcttctctccctctgaggcctggaccaaggcagatggactggagggagggctcttcttcttcaggctagcctctgatggaactgggccagcctactctctccctcagaggccgaaagatgacagttagggagggaggagcctccttcttcaggccagcccctgatggtactgggccagccttctctctccctcagaggccgaacgatgacagttagggagggaggagcctttttcttcaggctagcccctgatggtactgggccagccttctctctctctcagaggccgaacgatgacagttagggagggaggagcctctttcttcaggctagcccctgatggtactgggccagccttctctctccctcagaggccgaacgatgacagttagggagggaggagcctctttcttcaggctagcccctgatggtactgggccagcctactctctccctcagaggccgaaagatgacagttagggagggaggagcctccttcttcaggctagcccctgatggaactgggccaggctactctctccctcagaggccaaaagatgacagttagggagggaggagcctctttcttctgtCTCAGAGCTTGAACGTGAGgtcatggtttgtttttaatggtggGGTAGGGGGACCACACTAGCCAAACATGTCCTCTGATTAACTCAGGAGGCAACAGCAGTCCATTAACCTTTGAGGGGGGAAATTTTTGCCTCCAATGATGATGAAGGGTAAGGCTGAGGAGGCTCACTAGCTTCCATTAGTGGGGAAATCCTGTACTGTTTCACTAGTTTGTCTTTGCTGCTATTGTGATGCTGACTCTGCCAGCTCCTTTGGAGGTGGAGTATGAATAAAATtcaaggaggaggagtggaagaatAAGAATGCTGGAACAGCACACAACATACAATCCCTCTCCATAAATCCCTCTCCATGCATCCATGTACAGGAACCTGGTGGTGGAAGCAAACTGAGGAACTGCTTTTACCAGTGCACAGATTCTACAGGGATTTCGCTCAAAGGGAAGGCAGCACCTTCCACCTGGTGCCACCCAGTCAGAACCCACCTTAGGCCAGTCCCATCTCACAGAACCCACTCACCAGTGGGAAGTCTTCATCTCCAAAGACAGCTACATCAGCAATCACCTCCTGCTGTCCTCTCTCCTGGACTTCCAATGCCAAGGGAATCTCCACTGTGGAGTGAGGCTggatgatgccgcaaggcacagGACTGGAATACAAGATGGCAGGGGATATCGCAGACTCCTGGGTGAGTGGAGAGAAAAGCATGCCACCTCTAGAACTGCCCACCTGGTACTTTCTGACTGTCCAAA encodes the following:
- the LOC121918386 gene encoding hydrocephalus-inducing protein-like yields the protein MVNFGHCFLKFPYQQVATLVNDTDLPGCYGVLPQESAISPAILYSSPVPCGIIQPHSTVEIPLALEVQERGQQEVIADVAVFGDEDFPL